One Maribacter cobaltidurans genomic window carries:
- a CDS encoding ExbD/TolR family protein, whose translation MKLKGRNKVSPDFSMSSMTDIVFLLLIFFMLTANSPNALDLLLPKAKGKSTNTQNVSVSIDKNLQYFVNNQRINGEYIEIELKKALEGQEKPTIILRAEESVAIKEAVNVMDIANRNNYKVILAVRPN comes from the coding sequence ATGAAATTAAAAGGAAGGAATAAAGTGAGTCCGGACTTTAGCATGTCCTCCATGACAGATATTGTATTTCTGTTGTTGATATTTTTCATGCTAACGGCAAATTCACCGAATGCGCTGGATTTATTGTTGCCCAAGGCAAAGGGTAAATCCACCAATACACAAAATGTTTCCGTAAGTATCGATAAGAACTTGCAGTATTTTGTGAACAATCAGAGAATAAACGGAGAGTACATTGAAATTGAATTAAAAAAGGCACTGGAAGGTCAAGAAAAACCTACGATTATTTTGAGGGCGGAAGAAAGCGTTGCCATAAAGGAGGCAGTAAACGTAATGGATATTGCCAACAGGAATAATTATAAGGTCATTTTGGCGGTGCGGCCTAACTAA